From Synoicihabitans lomoniglobus, the proteins below share one genomic window:
- a CDS encoding OmpP1/FadL family transporter produces the protein MSPSSRTLSLVAALTAFSFTPALFATNGMNMEGYGPVATAMGGASIAYDNGTAGVINNPATLSLMQEAARLDLALGVLGPDITATSPTGVPADSNATAFYMPAFGYTRQAGDFVYGFAVFGQGGMGCEYEPDSWRGLGFDLINRTEVSVGRAIIPLSYRVNERLNIGGTVDFVWAGMDLQMAMSGSQFFDLVNPMAQNFGHASGSLVQGFNQMMSTLPADTGVDYAYFNFTNDNDFTGEAEGYGFAGKIGLTYEVNEQVTFGLTYHSKTDLGDLDAPGNSLAFQLNVPGMGAMAQSLSGTINVNEFEWPALLGAGFAYRPRPDWLLVADVRQIFWANAMKQFSMKFTADDAATNGPFAGSVLDAVLYQDWDDQTVIQLGAAYMVNDRFTLRGGFNYGNNPVPDRFLNCLFPAIIETHFTGGFGYQFNDRSTIDVSVTYAPEVEIVSGYGVGVSHSQLNSQIMYSYRF, from the coding sequence ATGTCCCCTTCGTCTCGCACCCTCTCCCTTGTCGCGGCGTTGACCGCGTTCTCCTTTACGCCGGCCCTCTTCGCCACCAACGGCATGAACATGGAAGGCTACGGCCCCGTGGCCACCGCCATGGGCGGCGCCTCGATCGCCTACGACAACGGCACCGCCGGTGTCATCAACAACCCCGCCACGCTCAGCCTCATGCAGGAGGCTGCCCGGCTGGATCTCGCCCTCGGGGTGCTGGGACCGGATATCACCGCCACCAGCCCGACCGGCGTGCCCGCCGATTCCAACGCGACCGCCTTCTACATGCCCGCCTTTGGCTACACCCGCCAGGCCGGCGACTTCGTCTACGGCTTCGCCGTGTTCGGTCAGGGTGGCATGGGCTGCGAATACGAACCCGATTCCTGGCGCGGACTGGGTTTCGATCTCATCAACCGCACCGAAGTCTCCGTCGGCCGCGCGATCATTCCGCTTTCCTACCGCGTCAATGAGCGCCTCAACATCGGCGGCACGGTGGACTTCGTGTGGGCCGGCATGGACCTGCAAATGGCCATGAGCGGCTCGCAGTTCTTCGACCTCGTGAACCCCATGGCCCAAAACTTTGGCCACGCCTCGGGATCGCTCGTGCAGGGCTTCAATCAAATGATGTCCACCCTGCCCGCCGACACGGGCGTCGACTACGCCTATTTCAACTTCACCAACGACAACGATTTCACCGGTGAGGCCGAAGGCTACGGCTTCGCGGGAAAGATCGGTCTGACCTACGAAGTGAACGAGCAGGTCACGTTCGGCCTCACCTACCACAGCAAAACCGACCTCGGCGATCTTGACGCACCCGGCAACAGCCTCGCCTTCCAGCTCAACGTCCCCGGCATGGGCGCGATGGCTCAATCCCTCAGCGGCACGATCAACGTCAATGAGTTCGAATGGCCCGCGCTGCTTGGCGCCGGTTTCGCCTATCGCCCGCGGCCCGACTGGCTGCTCGTGGCCGATGTGCGCCAGATCTTCTGGGCCAACGCCATGAAGCAATTCTCCATGAAGTTCACCGCCGATGACGCCGCCACCAACGGCCCGTTCGCCGGCTCCGTGCTCGACGCCGTGCTCTATCAGGACTGGGACGACCAAACCGTCATCCAACTCGGCGCCGCCTACATGGTGAACGACCGCTTCACCCTCCGCGGCGGCTTCAACTACGGCAACAACCCCGTCCCGGACCGTTTCCTCAACTGTCTCTTCCCCGCGATCATCGAGACCCATTTCACCGGTGGCTTCGGCTACCAATTCAATGACCGCAGCACCATCGACGTATCCGTCACCTACGCCCCCGAAGTCGAGATCGTCAGCGGCTACGGCGTCGGGGTGAGCCACAGCCAGCTCAATTCTCAGATCATGTATAGCTACCGGTTCTGA
- a CDS encoding energy transducer TonB: MSVLKFFPRVGQIAFAGWVAVIAGLASAQDLTLQEPMWTDPVDAPDVLPVQVSVGKSMRVRDNLGEIGRPFYRDTLYFVTNDKKRPKAMIARRVTGSAMPVEDLPESLQGVFRSPAMRDGRRVPSEVRSILIYNPESAARKGNSATPRLLRVVPPRFPAERDAGGRDKLVVEAQLEIGADGAVTNVVWPESLGAAFVRLGLRAVSQWEFAPARSGGQPVAGAVTVPVIFQRTFGTEGEGKYIPPKLAKSARPVYPTFMRRAGVEGRVKVAFEVTVEGRTANVYPVESNNPNFEDAAVDAVSKWTFEPAQVDGRPVRVRMGVPVIFNIQGGGSSMYRVKRPKSFPDTLPEVFHFDEPPEVLNVASPVYPLSALREDREGKVKVGFYIGPDGYVEKSAIATSGGADLDGATIAAVEKLRFKPAIKDGKPSYAALRMEFEFKASGHGDVQVDHQTKRLLRLLETDREQLLSLAELDEVPEPVSRQPPVYPRSLGAAQANGTALIEFVIDRRGFARLPRVVSASDPAFGYAAVQAVASWRFQAPRRDGKLVDAIARIPVEFKRE; this comes from the coding sequence ATGAGTGTTTTGAAATTTTTTCCGCGGGTCGGCCAAATCGCATTTGCGGGATGGGTGGCCGTCATTGCGGGATTGGCAAGTGCGCAGGATTTAACTCTACAGGAACCGATGTGGACCGATCCCGTGGACGCTCCCGATGTTTTGCCCGTGCAGGTGTCGGTCGGAAAATCGATGCGGGTGCGCGATAATCTGGGTGAGATCGGTCGGCCCTTTTACCGCGACACGCTTTATTTCGTGACGAACGACAAGAAGCGGCCGAAGGCGATGATCGCGCGGCGGGTGACAGGTTCGGCGATGCCGGTCGAAGACTTGCCCGAATCGTTGCAGGGAGTTTTTCGGTCACCCGCGATGCGGGACGGGCGGAGGGTTCCCAGTGAGGTGCGCTCGATCTTGATCTACAATCCGGAGTCCGCCGCGCGGAAGGGAAACTCGGCGACGCCGCGGTTGCTACGGGTGGTGCCGCCACGTTTTCCGGCTGAACGGGATGCGGGGGGGCGTGATAAACTCGTGGTGGAGGCGCAGTTGGAAATTGGGGCCGATGGCGCTGTGACGAATGTCGTTTGGCCCGAAAGCCTGGGGGCGGCTTTTGTTCGGCTGGGTCTTCGGGCGGTGTCACAATGGGAATTTGCCCCGGCGCGGTCGGGTGGTCAGCCCGTGGCTGGAGCCGTAACCGTCCCGGTGATTTTTCAACGCACCTTTGGGACGGAAGGGGAAGGCAAATACATCCCGCCTAAATTGGCGAAAAGTGCCCGACCGGTTTATCCGACGTTCATGCGCCGAGCCGGGGTGGAGGGTCGGGTGAAGGTTGCCTTCGAAGTGACGGTCGAAGGCCGCACGGCGAACGTATATCCGGTTGAGTCGAACAACCCAAATTTCGAAGATGCGGCGGTCGACGCGGTCTCGAAGTGGACGTTCGAACCGGCACAGGTTGATGGACGGCCGGTGCGGGTGAGGATGGGCGTGCCCGTGATATTTAACATCCAAGGTGGCGGCTCGAGCATGTATCGAGTCAAACGTCCCAAATCATTTCCCGACACGCTGCCCGAGGTATTCCACTTCGACGAACCGCCGGAGGTGCTCAATGTCGCGAGTCCGGTGTATCCGCTGTCGGCGTTGCGGGAAGATCGCGAAGGTAAGGTCAAAGTAGGATTCTACATCGGACCCGACGGTTACGTGGAGAAATCCGCGATCGCGACCAGTGGTGGGGCGGATCTGGATGGCGCGACGATCGCGGCGGTGGAGAAATTGCGATTCAAGCCGGCGATCAAGGACGGTAAACCATCCTATGCGGCATTGAGAATGGAGTTTGAGTTCAAGGCCAGCGGCCACGGTGACGTGCAGGTCGATCACCAGACCAAGCGGTTGCTGCGGCTGCTCGAAACGGACCGTGAGCAACTGCTATCGCTGGCGGAGCTCGATGAGGTGCCGGAGCCGGTTTCACGTCAGCCGCCGGTCTATCCGCGGAGTTTGGGTGCAGCGCAGGCGAACGGGACCGCGCTGATCGAGTTTGTGATCGATCGGCGGGGGTTTGCGCGTCTGCCCCGCGTGGTCTCGGCGTCGGATCCAGCTTTTGGATACGCGGCGGTGCAGGCGGTGGCGAGCTGGCGATTCCAGGCCCCCCGTCGCGACGGTAAATTGGTGGACGCGATCGCCCGCATCCCGGTGGAGTTTAAGCGAGAGTAG
- a CDS encoding adenylate kinase, producing MLNIALFGPPGAGKGTQSEFLIKKYNLFYISTGDLLRKEMAGKTKLGLEAQSIIAAGGLVSDEIIVQIIEKTITDNPSSNGFLFDGFPRTYIQAYILEGLMLKLHTSLNCLISLAVPEEESVRRLLNRGITSGRSDDNEAVIRNRLQEYHQKTLPVLQFYKDKGNYVEIDGTADIDQVHERITTIIRNELSKRLFNVVVFGYPGSGRGSQGKALAKHFGLEYVATGPMLDHEIKVGSAIGKQITALYENGQLVPDEIVVQLIEKRLSESRGVKGFIFKGFPRTLVQSYILDGLLQKHGSTIAQIIDIEVPTLELIRRLDERSKTPGCMPYDSSTAKIVKRLQEHETKTMPVIKKYNQLHGVSKIDGQGTFDEVFARIATVIEDGFKGMR from the coding sequence ATGCTTAATATCGCTCTCTTTGGTCCGCCCGGCGCGGGCAAAGGCACTCAGTCGGAGTTTCTCATCAAGAAATACAACTTGTTCTACATCTCCACCGGGGACCTGCTGCGCAAGGAAATGGCCGGAAAGACCAAGCTGGGTCTCGAGGCCCAGAGCATCATCGCCGCCGGCGGTTTGGTCTCGGATGAGATCATTGTGCAGATCATCGAGAAAACCATTACCGATAATCCCAGCAGCAACGGATTTCTCTTCGACGGTTTCCCGCGCACCTACATTCAGGCCTATATCCTCGAAGGCCTCATGCTCAAGCTGCACACGTCGCTCAACTGCCTCATCAGCCTCGCCGTGCCCGAGGAGGAATCCGTCCGGCGCTTGTTGAATCGTGGCATCACCTCCGGTCGCAGCGACGACAATGAGGCCGTGATTCGCAACCGCCTGCAGGAATACCACCAGAAAACCCTGCCCGTCCTGCAGTTCTACAAGGACAAGGGCAACTATGTCGAAATCGACGGCACGGCGGACATCGATCAGGTGCACGAACGGATCACCACCATCATCCGGAATGAACTCAGCAAACGCCTCTTCAACGTGGTGGTATTCGGCTATCCCGGCTCCGGTCGCGGCTCTCAGGGCAAGGCCCTGGCAAAGCACTTCGGCCTCGAATACGTCGCCACCGGCCCGATGCTGGACCACGAAATCAAGGTCGGCAGTGCCATCGGGAAACAGATCACAGCCCTCTACGAAAACGGCCAGCTGGTGCCCGACGAGATCGTGGTGCAACTGATCGAAAAACGTCTGTCCGAGTCCCGCGGCGTGAAGGGGTTCATCTTCAAGGGATTCCCCCGCACCCTCGTGCAATCCTACATCCTCGACGGCCTGCTGCAAAAACACGGTTCCACCATTGCCCAAATCATCGACATCGAAGTCCCGACGCTCGAACTGATCCGTCGACTCGACGAACGCAGCAAAACTCCCGGTTGCATGCCTTACGACAGCAGCACCGCCAAGATCGTGAAACGCCTGCAGGAGCACGAAACGAAGACCATGCCGGTGATCAAAAAATACAATCAGCTCCACGGCGTGAGCAAAATCGACGGCCAAGGCACCTTTGACGAAGTCTTCGCCCGCATCGCCACCGTCATCGAAGACGGCTTCAAAGGCATGCGATAA
- a CDS encoding TonB-dependent receptor plug domain-containing protein, protein MSPFEVAAEEEQGYTAATTLAGNRLNTELRDIGNAVTVITKQFLDDIAATDNESLLQYTTGTEVGNLGGNFAGFGDGARLDESARFTNPNQNTRVRGLAAADNTRDYFATNIPWDGYSIDRVDLQRGPNSILFGQGSPAGIINSGTKQASFKNSNEVAFRVGSYGSARASVDFNRVLLEDQLAVRVSAVKDDTRYQQDPAFQDSERIYAAVRFEPEFLKRGSARTIIKANFEDGQINSNRPRTLPPLDYITPWFYTDGLNKETFNAFQLQDDNTGRPNHGQQRPAYNGGPNAGSPNPAFEPWIGGFAGAFDSPFFYFDGNGSVSPSLAQQSEIRDGSGEGGRNTDGTRDDDISLGFHRMGGVNQYSDYAVKEGLPYAQFGVYKDRSLSDPTVYDFYNNLIDGPNKKEWQNFDAFNISLAQTFMNDKFGFELVFNQESYDNGRLSLLSGANQGLYIDFMAVYSDGTPAGIAGAGADGGNEPFADGTPNPNVGRAFVGGTGGGGNSSTATERDGFRATAFFTHDFARSDSPSTFKRLLGKHTFTGLVANETADSDNRSWIRYNINSEYKDFLSNRLDDLGQQKFNSNFLQPHSIIYLGDSLSNASSAAGANIPRVTTQFDMPKDYAIRVFDTTWNNPNVGYDDYWFNPYYPVGSEDGDDTQSNNLSNYVGWRYEPVTITDSEDNNGANRDAHTTFARLTSSEVESQAFVWQAHFWDNAIVGTWGWREDTAKSWAVSADMNNQADGSQLAPTDRINLSPSVYKIDKDDFNELIVESTSYSVVAHLDQLPGIKNLTERLPFLTTVFYNESENFQPAAERVDAYGEPIAAPAGTTTDVGVLLESKDGRFSLKVNKYETEVLRNSSSGLNGAWFVGASQAWSGNWVNRYEFNLAGDTINTQGPDDADDNGRYNYGAGQNGEDEAAARVREQNVIAAWRAYQATVDPRFYEAWGIDLVDWQNDGISSSTPAGFTVPEDAISKGYEIEFNAQPTRNWRLTFNASKTTASRNNIGGENLSEFIENYETALNTGADGGVGDLRIWWGGAGNERSLFQWNTNIGAEWAARKLQEGTQVPELREWRFNAISNYDFDEGMLKGVNVGMALRWQDDVIIGYPPIPNPDIPTKANFDLANPYRGPAETNIDLWVGYSRRLSEKIDWRVQLNVRNVGEGNNLIPVTVQPDGTPATYRIGPHQSWTLTNTFKF, encoded by the coding sequence TTGTCTCCGTTTGAGGTAGCAGCTGAGGAGGAGCAAGGCTACACAGCCGCTACCACCCTCGCTGGCAATCGTCTCAATACTGAGCTCCGCGACATCGGTAACGCCGTTACCGTAATCACCAAACAATTCCTCGATGACATTGCGGCCACGGACAATGAGTCCCTGCTGCAATACACCACCGGCACGGAAGTGGGTAACCTCGGCGGTAACTTCGCCGGCTTCGGCGATGGCGCCCGGCTGGACGAGTCCGCTCGATTCACCAACCCGAACCAGAACACTCGCGTTCGTGGTCTCGCCGCGGCTGACAACACCCGCGATTACTTCGCCACCAACATCCCTTGGGATGGCTACTCGATCGACCGCGTCGATCTCCAGCGCGGCCCGAACTCCATTCTGTTCGGTCAAGGTTCCCCGGCTGGTATCATCAACTCCGGCACCAAGCAGGCTTCGTTCAAGAACTCGAACGAAGTTGCCTTCCGCGTCGGCAGCTACGGCTCCGCTCGCGCTTCGGTTGACTTCAACCGCGTGCTGCTTGAGGACCAACTCGCCGTGCGTGTGTCCGCCGTCAAGGACGACACCCGCTACCAACAGGATCCGGCCTTCCAGGATTCCGAGCGTATCTACGCCGCCGTGCGTTTTGAGCCGGAGTTCCTGAAGCGCGGTTCGGCTCGCACGATCATCAAGGCCAACTTCGAAGATGGTCAGATCAACTCGAACCGTCCCCGCACCCTGCCTCCCTTGGACTACATCACGCCTTGGTTCTACACCGACGGCCTGAACAAGGAGACCTTCAATGCGTTCCAGTTGCAGGACGACAACACCGGTCGCCCGAACCACGGTCAGCAGCGTCCGGCTTACAACGGCGGCCCGAATGCGGGTTCCCCGAATCCGGCGTTTGAGCCTTGGATCGGTGGTTTCGCCGGTGCGTTTGACAGCCCCTTCTTCTACTTCGATGGCAACGGCAGCGTGAGCCCATCCCTCGCCCAACAGTCCGAAATTCGTGACGGTTCCGGTGAAGGTGGCCGCAACACCGATGGCACCCGTGATGACGACATCTCCCTCGGCTTCCACCGGATGGGTGGCGTCAATCAATACTCCGACTACGCCGTTAAGGAAGGTCTTCCTTACGCTCAGTTCGGTGTCTACAAGGACCGCAGCCTCAGCGATCCCACGGTTTATGACTTCTACAACAACCTGATCGATGGTCCGAACAAGAAGGAATGGCAGAACTTTGATGCGTTTAACATCTCGCTCGCCCAAACCTTCATGAACGACAAGTTCGGTTTCGAGTTGGTGTTCAACCAGGAGAGCTACGACAACGGTCGTCTTTCGCTCCTCAGTGGCGCCAACCAAGGTCTCTACATTGACTTCATGGCCGTCTATTCCGATGGCACACCCGCCGGTATCGCCGGTGCTGGTGCTGATGGAGGCAACGAGCCGTTCGCCGACGGCACGCCCAACCCGAATGTGGGTCGCGCGTTTGTGGGTGGCACCGGCGGTGGCGGCAACAGCTCGACCGCTACGGAGCGTGACGGTTTCCGCGCCACGGCGTTCTTCACCCACGACTTCGCTCGTTCCGACAGTCCGTCGACCTTCAAGCGCCTGCTCGGTAAGCACACCTTCACCGGATTGGTCGCCAATGAAACGGCCGACAGCGACAACCGCAGCTGGATCCGCTACAACATCAACAGCGAATACAAGGACTTCCTGTCCAACCGCCTCGATGACCTGGGTCAGCAGAAGTTCAATTCGAACTTCCTGCAGCCGCACTCGATCATCTACCTCGGTGATTCGCTGTCCAACGCCTCGTCCGCCGCGGGCGCGAACATCCCTCGCGTGACCACGCAGTTCGACATGCCGAAAGACTACGCCATCCGCGTATTCGACACGACCTGGAACAATCCCAACGTCGGCTACGACGACTACTGGTTCAACCCGTATTACCCGGTCGGTTCCGAGGATGGCGACGACACGCAGTCGAACAACCTCTCCAACTATGTGGGCTGGCGCTACGAGCCGGTGACCATCACCGACTCCGAGGACAACAACGGTGCCAACCGTGATGCTCACACCACGTTTGCCCGTCTCACCTCCAGCGAGGTTGAGTCGCAAGCCTTCGTCTGGCAGGCCCACTTCTGGGACAACGCCATCGTCGGCACCTGGGGCTGGCGTGAAGACACCGCCAAATCCTGGGCGGTCTCGGCTGACATGAACAATCAGGCGGACGGCTCCCAATTGGCCCCGACTGATCGTATCAACCTCAGCCCGAGCGTCTACAAGATCGACAAGGATGACTTCAACGAGTTGATCGTCGAATCCACCAGCTACTCCGTGGTGGCTCACTTGGACCAACTCCCCGGTATCAAGAACCTCACCGAGCGCCTGCCGTTCCTCACGACCGTTTTCTACAATGAGTCTGAGAACTTCCAGCCCGCCGCCGAGCGTGTTGACGCCTATGGCGAGCCGATCGCGGCTCCTGCCGGCACGACCACCGATGTCGGTGTCCTGCTCGAGTCCAAGGACGGCCGTTTCTCCCTCAAGGTGAACAAGTATGAGACCGAAGTGCTCCGTAACTCCAGCTCCGGCCTGAACGGTGCCTGGTTCGTGGGTGCTTCCCAAGCTTGGTCCGGCAACTGGGTCAACCGTTACGAGTTCAACCTCGCCGGTGACACCATCAACACCCAAGGCCCGGATGACGCTGACGACAACGGTCGTTACAACTACGGTGCTGGTCAAAACGGTGAAGACGAAGCTGCCGCCCGCGTGCGTGAGCAAAACGTTATCGCCGCCTGGCGTGCCTACCAAGCCACGGTTGATCCTCGCTTCTACGAAGCCTGGGGCATCGACCTCGTGGACTGGCAGAACGACGGTATCAGCTCCTCCACCCCGGCCGGATTCACCGTCCCCGAGGACGCCATCTCCAAGGGTTATGAAATCGAGTTCAATGCTCAACCGACCCGCAACTGGCGTCTGACGTTCAACGCGTCCAAGACGACCGCTTCCCGCAACAACATCGGTGGTGAGAACCTCTCCGAGTTCATCGAGAACTACGAGACGGCCCTCAACACGGGTGCTGACGGCGGCGTGGGTGACCTCCGCATCTGGTGGGGCGGCGCCGGCAACGAGCGCTCCCTGTTCCAATGGAACACCAACATCGGTGCCGAATGGGCCGCTCGTAAGCTGCAAGAAGGCACGCAAGTTCCTGAGCTTCGCGAATGGCGCTTCAACGCCATCTCCAACTACGACTTCGACGAAGGCATGCTCAAGGGCGTCAACGTCGGCATGGCGCTGCGTTGGCAGGATGACGTGATCATCGGCTACCCGCCGATCCCCAACCCGGACATCCCCACCAAGGCCAACTTCGACCTCGCCAACCCGTATCGTGGTCCGGCGGAGACGAACATCGACTTGTGGGTCGGTTACAGCCGCCGCCTCAGCGAGAAGATCGACTGGCGCGTGCAGCTCAACGTCCGCAATGTGGGTGAAGGCAACAACCTGATCCCGGTCACGGTGCAGCCTGACGGCACGCCGGCGACTTATCGCATCGGTCCGCACCAGAGCTGGACGCTCACCAACACGTTCAAGTTCTAA
- a CDS encoding tetratricopeptide repeat protein — MAKELTDSRSGRRWAGPIVAAVGAATAAGIGAYFVLPAPASEQVQSALPAPPDATALSPQFQAALDQAWQAVQQDLSVDALADYARLLHANDFAAEAEISWRLLLQWDEDDGHWPYYLSHLRRDAGDIGEVAAQLRETVIRNPSYAPAWLQLGDLAYKSGQTVAAETAYTRRLELVPGDPYARLGLIRIALRQDRRADATEALLALTHDHPGFSTAHNLLAQLWTERGERKRAREARWTGQQAGRFAEADDPWIEELKAFCYRPDRLLFLGMKAFQNNVGDRGVSLYEKAIANAPTDPNAHVLLGDLYLKLNQPERAVDVLQEARRLDQPAPALSVFASLANALRQTGQLESAANIVDEGLTVHPRAPELWVEKGITLRAGGRTPAAIEAFSRALELSPNHTEANFNLAVLRYDQEETVAALSHFDRALILQPSFAPALTFLAQYHLSTGDLEIARPLVMRLLEAHYGVPEVKRTGAMWYLRAGMAALSAERAGEASEYFESGYELDSTIADLALNVGSSRLGASRFAEAVSPLENYREMRPEDPSGCFFLAQAYLTQQRRREARNLLAQGAELAESQGNSRLAQICRSMLQQTQR; from the coding sequence GTGGCGAAAGAACTGACCGATTCTCGATCGGGTCGTCGCTGGGCGGGACCGATCGTTGCCGCCGTCGGCGCGGCGACCGCAGCAGGCATCGGTGCCTACTTCGTCCTGCCCGCGCCTGCGAGCGAACAGGTGCAGTCCGCGCTCCCGGCACCACCGGACGCCACGGCACTTTCTCCCCAGTTTCAAGCCGCGCTCGATCAAGCGTGGCAGGCCGTGCAACAAGACCTGTCGGTCGACGCGCTCGCGGACTACGCCCGCCTCCTCCACGCCAACGACTTTGCTGCGGAGGCCGAAATCTCCTGGCGCCTGCTGCTGCAATGGGACGAAGACGACGGGCACTGGCCCTATTATCTGTCGCACCTACGCCGGGACGCTGGAGATATCGGTGAAGTGGCGGCACAACTTCGAGAGACGGTCATCCGCAATCCGAGTTATGCACCCGCCTGGCTTCAACTCGGCGATCTCGCGTATAAATCCGGCCAAACTGTCGCGGCCGAAACCGCCTACACGCGCCGCCTCGAGTTGGTCCCTGGCGACCCCTACGCCCGCCTGGGATTGATTCGCATCGCACTCCGCCAAGATCGCCGCGCAGACGCCACGGAAGCACTGCTCGCGCTCACCCACGACCATCCGGGATTTTCAACGGCGCACAATTTGTTGGCCCAACTGTGGACCGAACGCGGCGAGCGCAAACGCGCCCGTGAAGCCCGCTGGACGGGACAACAGGCCGGTCGCTTCGCCGAGGCGGATGATCCGTGGATCGAAGAGTTGAAGGCGTTTTGCTACCGACCCGACCGGCTGCTGTTTCTCGGCATGAAGGCGTTTCAAAACAACGTCGGAGATCGCGGTGTCTCTCTCTACGAGAAGGCGATTGCGAACGCCCCCACCGATCCCAACGCGCACGTCTTGCTTGGTGACCTCTATCTCAAGCTCAACCAACCCGAGCGGGCGGTGGACGTGCTCCAGGAAGCCCGGCGACTCGATCAACCTGCGCCCGCGCTTTCCGTCTTCGCCAGCCTGGCCAATGCTCTCCGTCAAACCGGACAACTCGAATCCGCCGCAAACATCGTCGACGAAGGTCTGACCGTTCATCCGCGGGCTCCTGAGTTGTGGGTCGAGAAAGGCATCACGCTCCGCGCCGGCGGTCGCACGCCGGCAGCGATCGAAGCATTCAGTCGCGCACTGGAACTCAGCCCCAATCACACCGAAGCCAACTTCAACCTCGCGGTGTTGCGCTACGATCAGGAGGAGACGGTGGCGGCGCTGTCTCATTTTGACCGTGCGTTGATCCTGCAACCCTCGTTTGCCCCCGCCCTCACCTTTCTGGCCCAGTATCACTTGTCGACCGGCGATCTGGAGATTGCCCGCCCGTTGGTCATGCGACTCCTCGAAGCCCACTACGGCGTGCCGGAAGTCAAACGCACGGGCGCCATGTGGTATTTGCGCGCAGGCATGGCCGCATTGAGTGCGGAGCGCGCCGGCGAAGCGTCAGAGTATTTTGAATCTGGATACGAGTTGGACTCCACCATTGCTGACCTGGCCCTCAACGTGGGCTCGAGCCGTCTCGGTGCCTCTCGCTTCGCGGAGGCCGTCTCGCCTCTGGAAAACTACCGGGAAATGCGGCCGGAAGATCCGTCCGGGTGTTTCTTTCTCGCCCAGGCTTACCTGACGCAACAGCGCCGTCGCGAAGCCCGCAACCTGCTCGCCCAGGGCGCGGAGTTGGCAGAGAGCCAGGGTAACAGTCGGCTGGCGCAGATCTGCCGCAGCATGCTGCAGCAAACTCAGCGCTGA
- a CDS encoding FG-GAP repeat domain-containing protein: MKRRSPAVLPLVVGVVLGGAAGWFAIKSFAPKSIAPSAGAAPTATVPAIDLAYTPVAIGASVESLGRPTVTNVQAFDLDQDGRLDVLYCEASTNTVRWVRQIAGGQFVESTIGTQLPGPVHVWAADIYGNGRLDVLVACMGQVMPNNDPIGAVFVLENRDNTRFERRAILSDVARVTDVRAANLRGHADGRLDLIVGQFGYDQGETQWLENRGDWTFAGHNVNQQSGAIHTPVADFDGDGRPDFAALISQEWEEVHLFRNQGDGRFADEILWGSTNEDFGSSGMKVADLNRDGRPDLLVSNGDGFDYSVRGPRPWHGVQWLENRADGSFAYHHIGNMPGAFAPSPADLDGDGDIDLVVVSGFGDWSNTETVALMAWINDGREQFTAHPLALIPIQMITAATGDFDGDGIPEIVTGGYHAFPPHENMSNITLWRKN; the protein is encoded by the coding sequence ATGAAACGTCGCTCTCCTGCGGTTCTGCCTCTCGTCGTCGGCGTGGTGCTCGGCGGCGCAGCCGGATGGTTCGCCATAAAATCATTCGCTCCCAAATCCATCGCCCCGAGCGCGGGAGCTGCGCCCACCGCGACGGTGCCCGCCATCGACCTGGCCTACACGCCGGTCGCCATCGGGGCATCGGTGGAATCCCTCGGAAGACCGACCGTGACCAACGTGCAAGCGTTCGATCTGGATCAGGATGGTCGCCTCGATGTGCTGTATTGTGAGGCCTCGACCAACACGGTGCGGTGGGTGCGCCAGATCGCGGGCGGACAATTCGTCGAGTCCACGATCGGCACTCAACTTCCCGGTCCGGTGCACGTCTGGGCGGCGGACATTTACGGCAACGGACGCCTCGATGTGCTCGTCGCCTGCATGGGGCAAGTGATGCCCAACAACGATCCCATCGGCGCGGTTTTCGTCTTGGAGAATCGGGACAACACCCGTTTCGAACGCCGCGCCATTCTCAGCGATGTCGCCCGCGTGACCGACGTGCGCGCGGCCAATCTGCGCGGCCATGCCGACGGCCGTCTCGATCTCATCGTCGGCCAGTTCGGCTACGATCAAGGCGAAACCCAGTGGCTCGAAAATCGCGGCGACTGGACCTTTGCTGGTCACAACGTGAACCAACAATCCGGAGCGATTCACACGCCAGTGGCTGATTTCGACGGCGACGGACGCCCGGACTTTGCCGCCCTGATTTCGCAGGAGTGGGAAGAGGTGCACCTGTTTCGCAACCAAGGCGACGGGCGTTTCGCAGACGAAATTCTGTGGGGCTCCACGAACGAGGATTTCGGCAGCAGCGGCATGAAGGTCGCCGACCTGAACCGCGACGGTCGACCCGATCTGTTGGTAAGCAACGGTGATGGTTTCGACTATTCCGTGCGCGGTCCCCGCCCCTGGCACGGCGTGCAATGGTTGGAAAATCGGGCCGACGGCTCGTTCGCCTACCACCACATCGGCAACATGCCGGGAGCGTTCGCGCCCTCCCCCGCCGACCTCGATGGTGACGGGGATATCGACCTCGTCGTAGTCAGCGGTTTTGGCGATTGGTCCAACACCGAAACCGTGGCGCTCATGGCGTGGATCAATGACGGCCGGGAGCAGTTCACCGCCCATCCATTGGCATTGATTCCGATCCAAATGATCACCGCCGCCACGGGAGACTTCGACGGCGACGGCATCCCGGAAATCGTGACCGGCGGCTACCACGCATTCCCTCCGCACGAGAACATGAGCAACATCACCCTGTGGCGAAAGAACTGA